The following proteins are encoded in a genomic region of Spirosoma sp. SC4-14:
- the murB gene encoding UDP-N-acetylmuramate dehydrogenase encodes MLTIESHVSLKPYNTFGIDANARYWVEINQETDIQTLLQLTDFVDTPKLILGGGSNVLLCHDFNGLVVKMNIKGIDVLREDNSHVYLTAGAGVVWHDLVMFCIERGYAGMENLSLIPGTVGAAPMQNIGAYGVELEQVFESLTAINIHTGERRRFMHADCQFGYRESIFKRELKNQYIITSVTFQLNKQATFHTRYGAIQETLAAMGISDANLSVKAVSDAVIHIRQSKLPDPAQIGNAGSFFKNPEISQDQFDSLKESYPTLPGYPVYDGVVKIPAGWLIEQAGWKGYRSGDAGVHTRQALVLVNYGNTTGDEILALAKRIQKSVLEKFGVAISPEVNIV; translated from the coding sequence ATGCTGACAATTGAAAGCCACGTGTCGCTCAAACCCTACAATACTTTTGGGATTGATGCCAACGCGCGGTACTGGGTTGAGATTAATCAGGAAACCGATATTCAGACACTACTACAGTTAACCGATTTTGTTGATACACCAAAACTAATTTTAGGTGGAGGAAGCAACGTGCTGTTATGCCATGACTTTAATGGCTTAGTAGTTAAAATGAACATTAAGGGAATCGACGTTCTTCGAGAAGATAACTCCCATGTTTACCTAACTGCCGGAGCAGGGGTTGTCTGGCACGATCTGGTTATGTTCTGTATTGAGCGGGGCTATGCAGGCATGGAGAACCTATCACTTATTCCGGGAACCGTTGGAGCTGCTCCTATGCAGAATATTGGGGCGTATGGTGTTGAGCTGGAGCAGGTATTTGAATCGCTGACGGCTATCAATATACATACGGGCGAACGGCGTCGTTTTATGCATGCAGACTGCCAGTTTGGCTACCGCGAAAGCATATTCAAACGCGAGCTTAAGAATCAGTATATTATTACGAGCGTAACGTTTCAGCTAAATAAACAGGCAACTTTTCATACTCGCTATGGAGCAATTCAGGAAACGTTGGCAGCCATGGGCATCTCCGACGCAAACCTGAGTGTTAAAGCTGTTAGCGATGCAGTTATTCATATTCGCCAGAGTAAGCTTCCAGATCCGGCACAGATAGGTAACGCTGGCAGTTTTTTCAAAAACCCTGAAATTTCGCAGGATCAGTTCGATTCGTTAAAAGAATCCTATCCTACTCTGCCCGGCTATCCGGTTTATGATGGGGTAGTCAAAATTCCAGCGGGGTGGCTAATCGAGCAGGCTGGCTGGAAAGGCTATCGATCCGGCGATGCAGGTGTACATACCAGGCAGGCGCTTGTTCTGGTCAACTACGGAAATACTACTGGCGACGAAATTCTGGCACTGGCCAAACGCATACAGAAATCAGTGCTGGAAAAGTTTGGGGTCGCTATTTCGCCAGAAGTAAATATAGTTTAG
- a CDS encoding T9SS type A sorting domain-containing protein, which yields MKTIHLLFRKLIWCLLVWLGLLGRQPILSQSIPDIQWSKATNSLAISTDGNIVSTTLTPRGDPAQGGGVPGVVLVTYSLQGDLIQSTVLDGATPLAGRLGLQYTPIGSVFHIAPTTDGGLVVVGREYGTGTVVYTKVRADGHQVFVNPVRVDYFYQTPNAYDTKITYDDLIGTPDGGFLLLVTSAEPNAKTIVFYTKYDANGNASWTKSAAYPTSQPANPDRSLTKAQAIINTPDGGFLIGGYYNTTGAIIDLNDYNSIESVGWIAKLDGEGNVIWHKLLNNFPIAANTNGPIPGSIVEMLFASDVAVASDGNGYAIVGSGIVPSSVAIPPPTTSILELDGNGNFKRARSLGVAATQAFITSYPAKDGSPYYAIGNTSKSNGTDPQLLKVNPASLSLNDPNLFKVVAQRIFDGSSDSFLQALNRAGDGSLVFATTIGQVVKLQTEPSASGLTIDPPTYNCSTGAIHFNTSGGNGSPIEFMAPGITGWTTNADQILDECARNCADIPPFLISARQSGQVVTYSWSRQNYCATTNPIVRVGTIPDQTVAVGQSVYFPIGGYFGSAVTTSWIVSAQGLPPGISTFFRQEGGGSPGPTWVLLGTATTPGVYMVTASASANGGSASTTFKFTVTDNTNPPTTNFALTEPTYNCSTGAIHFNTSGGNGSPIEFMAPGITGWTTNADQILDECARNCADIPPFLISARQSGQVVTYSWSRQNYCATTNPIVRVGTIPDQTVAVGQSVYFPIGGYFGSAVTTSWIVSAQGLPPGISTFFRQEGGGSPGPTWVLLGTATTPGVYMVTASASANGGSASTTFKFTVTDNTNPPTTNFALTEPTYNCSTGAIHFNTSGGNGSPIEFMAPGITGWTTNADQILDECARNCADIPPFLISARQSGQVVTYSWSRQNYCGQARLGVTNSDVPFQLQVLGNPVHEIIMFEITGAEKRPIKMQLTNSRGQVISTKSIDNASSNEHHSFDIRQQPAGFFLLNVASDGQLRQVKVLKQ from the coding sequence ATGAAAACGATACATTTATTGTTCCGAAAACTCATTTGGTGTCTTTTAGTATGGCTGGGGTTATTAGGCAGGCAACCTATTTTGTCACAATCGATCCCCGACATTCAGTGGAGCAAAGCAACTAACTCTCTGGCAATTAGCACTGACGGCAACATTGTTTCAACAACGTTAACGCCCCGGGGCGACCCTGCGCAAGGTGGTGGTGTTCCGGGCGTAGTATTGGTCACCTATTCGTTGCAGGGCGATCTGATCCAGTCGACAGTATTAGATGGCGCCACCCCATTAGCTGGTCGTTTGGGACTTCAATATACCCCCATAGGCAGTGTTTTTCATATAGCGCCAACAACAGACGGTGGCCTGGTGGTAGTTGGGCGAGAGTATGGAACAGGAACAGTTGTTTACACCAAAGTAAGAGCAGATGGTCATCAGGTCTTTGTAAACCCTGTTCGAGTAGATTATTTTTATCAAACCCCTAATGCCTATGATACCAAAATTACCTACGACGATTTGATTGGCACGCCCGATGGAGGTTTTTTGCTTCTTGTTACCAGCGCAGAACCCAATGCTAAAACAATTGTATTTTATACTAAATACGACGCTAACGGAAATGCATCATGGACAAAGTCGGCGGCCTATCCAACCTCGCAACCGGCCAATCCCGATCGTAGCCTGACAAAGGCCCAGGCAATTATCAACACGCCCGATGGGGGCTTTTTAATAGGAGGCTATTATAACACAACAGGAGCCATTATCGATTTAAACGATTACAATTCTATTGAAAGTGTAGGCTGGATTGCCAAACTCGACGGAGAAGGCAATGTTATCTGGCATAAGCTATTGAACAACTTTCCCATTGCAGCAAACACCAATGGACCTATCCCTGGCTCAATAGTAGAAATGCTCTTTGCCAGCGATGTAGCAGTAGCCTCTGACGGCAACGGTTACGCTATAGTGGGGTCAGGCATAGTGCCAAGCTCAGTAGCGATTCCGCCACCAACTACATCCATACTTGAACTTGACGGGAATGGTAATTTTAAACGAGCCCGATCGCTCGGTGTAGCCGCAACGCAGGCATTTATTACATCCTATCCAGCTAAAGACGGTAGCCCTTATTATGCTATTGGCAACACATCCAAATCGAATGGTACCGATCCGCAGCTCTTAAAAGTAAACCCCGCCAGCCTGAGCCTGAACGACCCTAATCTATTTAAAGTTGTTGCTCAACGAATATTCGATGGTTCCTCCGACAGCTTTTTGCAGGCGCTGAATCGAGCCGGGGACGGTAGCCTGGTGTTTGCGACAACTATAGGTCAGGTGGTGAAGCTTCAGACAGAGCCATCAGCATCGGGTCTAACAATCGATCCACCGACCTACAACTGCTCGACGGGGGCGATTCATTTCAACACCAGCGGGGGCAATGGGTCACCCATCGAGTTTATGGCTCCCGGCATTACCGGCTGGACCACAAATGCCGACCAGATTCTGGATGAGTGTGCCCGAAACTGTGCTGATATCCCCCCCTTCCTGATCTCGGCAAGGCAAAGTGGACAGGTTGTTACCTACTCCTGGTCCAGACAAAACTACTGTGCAACTACAAACCCCATCGTCAGGGTAGGCACCATCCCCGACCAAACTGTAGCTGTTGGGCAAAGCGTTTATTTCCCCATCGGGGGCTATTTCGGTTCGGCCGTTACCACAAGCTGGATCGTGAGTGCACAGGGATTACCACCGGGCATTTCTACATTTTTCCGGCAGGAAGGGGGAGGAAGCCCAGGTCCTACCTGGGTTCTGCTCGGTACAGCTACTACACCGGGCGTTTATATGGTAACGGCTTCGGCCAGTGCCAATGGTGGATCTGCTTCTACTACCTTCAAATTCACCGTTACCGATAACACGAACCCGCCCACAACAAACTTCGCCCTGACCGAACCGACCTACAACTGCTCGACGGGGGCGATTCATTTCAACACCAGCGGGGGCAATGGGTCACCCATCGAGTTTATGGCTCCCGGCATTACCGGCTGGACCACAAATGCCGACCAGATTCTGGATGAGTGTGCCCGAAACTGTGCTGATATCCCCCCCTTCCTGATCTCGGCAAGGCAAAGTGGACAGGTTGTTACCTACTCCTGGTCCAGACAAAACTACTGTGCAACTACAAACCCCATCGTCAGGGTAGGCACCATCCCCGACCAAACTGTAGCTGTTGGGCAAAGCGTTTATTTCCCCATCGGGGGCTATTTCGGTTCGGCCGTTACCACAAGCTGGATCGTGAGTGCACAGGGATTACCACCGGGCATTTCTACATTTTTCCGGCAGGAAGGGGGAGGAAGCCCAGGTCCTACCTGGGTTCTGCTCGGTACAGCTACTACACCGGGCGTTTATATGGTAACGGCTTCGGCCAGTGCCAATGGTGGATCTGCTTCTACTACCTTCAAATTCACCGTTACCGATAACACGAACCCGCCCACAACAAACTTCGCCCTGACCGAACCGACCTACAACTGCTCGACGGGGGCGATTCATTTCAACACCAGCGGGGGCAATGGGTCACCCATCGAGTTTATGGCTCCCGGCATTACCGGCTGGACCACAAATGCCGACCAGATTCTGGATGAGTGTGCCCGAAACTGTGCTGATATCCCCCCCTTCCTGATCTCGGCAAGACAAAGTGGACAGGTTGTTACCTACTCCTGGTCCAGACAAAACTACTGTGGACAGGCGCGGCTTGGGGTTACGAACTCCGATGTGCCGTTTCAACTACAAGTATTAGGCAATCCTGTCCATGAAATAATCATGTTTGAAATAACCGGAGCCGAAAAGCGGCCAATAAAAATGCAGTTAACAAATTCCAGAGGCCAGGTTATTTCAACAAAATCTATTGACAACGCGAGCTCAAACGAACACCATTCTTTTGACATTCGGCAACAGCCCGCCGGATTTTTTCTGCTGAACGTAGCCAGTGACGGTCAACTACGACAAGTCAAGGTTCTAAAGCAATAG
- the rnc gene encoding ribonuclease III: MQLALPRSLFNPFDWFRSSTTNPRKNLRRSIAHIIGERPSNIGLYQLALRHTSASKATAIEGFRESNERLEYLGDAVLGMVIAEYLFKKYPYKDEGFLTEIRSRIVNRETLNGISRKIGLDHLIEYDGSRTRSLPARTSMYGDALEALVGAVYLDKGFRFSRRFILKELLAHYDIDSVVQNNVNFKSRLIEWAQRSGKEVRFEILSEKGNSHFREFIAQVTIDDEQFATGSGYSKKKAEQAAAEKALELLDAK, translated from the coding sequence GTGCAACTCGCGCTACCTCGTAGTTTGTTTAATCCGTTCGACTGGTTTCGATCCAGCACTACCAATCCCCGCAAAAATCTGCGGAGGTCAATCGCCCATATCATTGGCGAACGGCCCTCCAATATCGGTTTGTACCAGTTAGCCCTGCGTCATACTTCGGCGTCAAAAGCTACTGCTATTGAAGGGTTCCGGGAATCAAACGAGCGCTTAGAATATCTGGGCGATGCAGTGCTGGGAATGGTCATTGCTGAATATCTGTTCAAAAAGTATCCTTATAAAGACGAAGGCTTTCTGACCGAAATCCGCTCCCGGATTGTGAACCGCGAAACCCTTAACGGCATTTCACGCAAAATTGGCCTCGATCATCTGATTGAATACGACGGGAGCCGTACGCGTAGCCTTCCCGCTCGTACGTCGATGTACGGCGACGCTCTTGAAGCGCTGGTGGGTGCTGTTTATCTGGACAAAGGCTTCCGATTCTCCCGCCGGTTTATCCTTAAAGAATTGCTAGCTCACTATGACATTGATTCGGTCGTTCAGAACAATGTCAATTTCAAAAGCCGCCTGATCGAATGGGCGCAGCGTTCTGGCAAAGAAGTTCGTTTTGAAATTTTGTCAGAAAAAGGCAACAGCCACTTCAGAGAGTTTATTGCTCAGGTCACTATCGATGATGAGCAGTTTGCAACAGGAAGTGGTTATAGCAAGAAAAAAGCCGAACAGGCCGCTGCCGAAAAAGCCCTTGAGCTACTCGATGCTAAATAG
- the fabF gene encoding beta-ketoacyl-ACP synthase II, which yields MTLKRVVVTGLGALTPIGNDVPTFWNNLSAGVSGAGPITKFDASKFRTQFACEVKGLDVTQFIPRQDARKMDAFTHYALIATDEAIKDSGMDLEKIDRNKVGVIWGSGIGGLKSFEDEMIDYAKGDGTPRINPFFIVRMIADSASGQISMRYGFRGPNYVTVSACASTNNGIIDAFNYIRLGRMIMCVVGGSEAAVTRAGIGGFNANRALSERNDSPETASRPYDKDRDGFVLGEGAGSLILEEYEHAKARGAKIYAELIGGGMSSDAYHITAPHPEGLGAYLAMKDALDDAGIAPSEIDYVNTHGTSTPVGDPQELKAIYQLFGDHSFKMNISSTKSMTGHLLGAAGAVEAIASIKALEHQLVPPTINLFTVDEEIDSRFNLTPMKAQARSLTTVMSNAFGFGGHNAIVIFRKLS from the coding sequence ATGACGTTAAAACGAGTAGTCGTAACGGGTTTAGGCGCACTTACGCCGATTGGTAACGATGTACCGACCTTTTGGAACAACTTATCAGCCGGCGTAAGCGGTGCCGGCCCGATCACGAAGTTCGATGCTTCTAAGTTTCGTACGCAATTTGCGTGCGAAGTGAAGGGGCTCGATGTCACGCAGTTTATTCCCCGGCAGGATGCCCGTAAAATGGATGCCTTTACCCATTATGCGCTCATCGCTACCGACGAGGCCATTAAGGATTCGGGAATGGACCTCGAAAAAATTGACCGGAATAAAGTCGGCGTCATTTGGGGTTCTGGTATTGGCGGTCTCAAATCCTTTGAGGACGAAATGATCGATTATGCCAAAGGCGATGGAACCCCTCGCATCAACCCATTCTTTATTGTTCGCATGATTGCCGACAGCGCATCGGGGCAAATCTCCATGCGCTATGGCTTCCGTGGTCCCAACTACGTAACGGTGTCGGCCTGTGCATCCACCAACAATGGTATCATCGACGCATTCAATTACATTCGGCTGGGCCGAATGATTATGTGTGTAGTGGGCGGTTCCGAAGCTGCTGTTACCCGCGCGGGCATTGGAGGTTTCAATGCAAACCGTGCCCTTTCCGAACGAAACGACTCCCCAGAAACGGCATCTCGCCCTTATGATAAAGACCGCGACGGTTTTGTTCTGGGCGAAGGAGCCGGTTCGCTCATTCTGGAAGAATATGAACATGCCAAAGCCAGAGGAGCCAAAATTTATGCTGAACTAATTGGCGGTGGCATGTCATCGGATGCTTATCATATTACAGCACCGCATCCCGAAGGACTTGGCGCTTATCTGGCCATGAAAGATGCGCTGGACGATGCAGGCATTGCTCCATCTGAGATCGACTATGTCAACACCCATGGTACGTCGACACCAGTTGGCGACCCACAGGAGTTGAAAGCGATTTATCAACTGTTTGGAGATCATTCCTTTAAAATGAATATCAGCTCTACCAAGTCCATGACCGGCCATTTGCTGGGAGCGGCAGGAGCTGTTGAGGCCATTGCCAGTATTAAAGCTCTGGAGCACCAGTTAGTGCCCCCCACGATTAACCTGTTTACCGTGGACGAAGAGATTGATTCGCGTTTTAACCTAACCCCTATGAAGGCGCAGGCTCGTTCGCTAACCACTGTGATGAGCAATGCGTTTGGTTTTGGAGGCCATAATGCCATTGTCATTTTCCGTAAACTAAGCTGA
- a CDS encoding acyl carrier protein: protein MSEIAEKVKNIIVEKLGVEESEVTPEASFTNDLGADSLDTVELIMEFEKEFNISIPDDQAENIGTVGQAISYLEENAGK, encoded by the coding sequence ATGTCAGAAATTGCAGAAAAGGTCAAAAATATCATTGTCGAGAAATTGGGCGTAGAAGAGTCGGAGGTAACGCCCGAGGCTAGCTTCACGAACGATTTGGGCGCAGACTCACTCGACACGGTTGAATTGATCATGGAATTTGAAAAAGAATTCAACATTTCTATCCCAGACGATCAGGCCGAAAATATTGGCACGGTTGGTCAGGCTATTTCTTACCTGGAAGAAAACGCAGGTAAATAA
- a CDS encoding Hsp20/alpha crystallin family protein, whose amino-acid sequence MNPLMRTNNNLPSLIENFFGRDMNDFFNSNSSWVNNVPAVNVIEHNDGFRIEVAAPGLKKEDFKLNLNHNNLTISAYQETQKEESDKPNEKYTRQEFSYSSFQRTFTLPTSVDADNIQASYTDGVLKINIPKREEAKVKPPRQIEIGG is encoded by the coding sequence ATGAATCCGTTAATGCGCACGAACAACAACTTACCGTCGTTGATCGAGAACTTTTTTGGTCGTGACATGAACGACTTCTTTAACTCTAACTCATCGTGGGTTAACAATGTGCCAGCAGTCAACGTAATAGAGCACAACGATGGTTTCCGTATTGAAGTAGCTGCTCCGGGTCTGAAGAAAGAAGACTTTAAACTAAACCTGAACCATAATAATCTAACGATCTCGGCTTATCAGGAAACCCAAAAAGAGGAATCGGATAAGCCGAATGAGAAATATACGCGGCAGGAGTTTAGTTATTCATCTTTCCAGCGAACATTTACATTGCCAACCTCTGTCGATGCCGACAATATTCAGGCATCTTATACAGATGGCGTTCTGAAAATTAACATTCCGAAACGTGAAGAGGCAAAAGTAAAACCGCCCCGGCAGATTGAAATTGGCGGGTAA
- a CDS encoding Do family serine endopeptidase has translation MKSNWKLLALMALLSSVITLAAYNFLGFNKRDVIFNESSPTPTITGRLAALTGNGPVATPNDFSTAAEAVTPTVVHIRTTITRTVRQQQIPDIFRDFFGDDFGGQSRPRRQQGQASGSGVIISKDGYIVTNNHVVQDADEVEVILTDKRSFKAKVIGTDPLTDLAVVKIDANNLPAITLGDSDALKLGEWVLAVGYPLDLESTVTAGIVSAKGRRIGILDQNARQQQNDQKADTPVEAFIQTDAAINPGNSGGALVNLRGELVGINSAIASATGYYSGYGFAVPVSLVKKVSADLLKYGNVQRGYLGIIPIELNSTVAKEKGAKVGRGIYVETLVDNGAAKSAGLEKGDVIVKMEGQSLDSDAQMREIIGRRRPGDIINVTVNRNGTERDFKIELRNRNGGHDVIKKEEATASAASLNSLGASFEDLSAQDAKQLGISGGVRVKKIADGKLAETEIEEGFIIVKANGKNVKTTKDLQAALSSVKEGEGLMLIGMYPNSSRMYYYAVPV, from the coding sequence ATGAAAAGCAACTGGAAACTTTTGGCGTTGATGGCCCTCTTATCGAGTGTAATAACGCTGGCCGCTTATAACTTCCTGGGATTTAATAAGCGCGATGTAATTTTTAACGAATCCTCACCTACCCCAACTATTACGGGAAGGTTAGCCGCTCTTACTGGTAATGGGCCCGTCGCTACTCCTAACGATTTTTCTACCGCAGCAGAAGCCGTAACCCCAACGGTTGTACATATCCGGACCACAATAACACGAACGGTTCGCCAGCAACAAATTCCTGATATTTTCCGGGATTTCTTCGGTGATGATTTTGGTGGTCAAAGCCGCCCACGTCGTCAGCAGGGACAGGCTTCAGGGTCGGGGGTTATCATTAGCAAAGATGGTTATATCGTAACGAACAACCACGTTGTTCAGGATGCAGATGAAGTAGAAGTTATTTTGACCGACAAACGTAGCTTCAAAGCGAAAGTAATTGGAACAGACCCTCTTACCGATCTGGCTGTTGTTAAAATCGATGCCAACAACCTGCCAGCTATTACGCTTGGCGACTCTGATGCCCTGAAACTAGGCGAATGGGTTTTGGCAGTGGGTTATCCTCTCGATCTTGAATCGACCGTAACGGCCGGTATCGTTAGTGCTAAAGGCCGTCGTATTGGTATTCTCGACCAAAATGCCCGTCAGCAACAAAACGACCAGAAAGCCGACACCCCTGTAGAAGCATTCATCCAGACCGATGCCGCCATTAATCCTGGCAACTCGGGTGGTGCGCTGGTAAATCTTCGTGGCGAACTGGTCGGTATTAACTCGGCTATTGCTTCGGCAACTGGCTATTATAGTGGATATGGCTTTGCAGTACCCGTATCGCTGGTGAAAAAAGTATCGGCCGATCTGCTCAAATATGGCAATGTACAACGGGGTTATCTGGGTATCATTCCTATTGAGCTGAACAGCACGGTAGCTAAAGAAAAAGGCGCTAAAGTTGGCCGTGGTATCTATGTAGAAACGCTGGTCGACAATGGTGCAGCAAAATCAGCCGGGCTGGAAAAAGGTGACGTTATTGTCAAAATGGAAGGCCAATCGCTTGATTCGGATGCGCAAATGCGTGAAATCATTGGTCGTCGTCGCCCAGGCGATATCATCAATGTAACGGTTAACCGGAACGGTACCGAACGTGACTTCAAAATTGAACTTCGCAACCGCAATGGTGGCCACGATGTAATTAAAAAAGAAGAAGCTACAGCCTCGGCTGCTTCGCTAAATTCGCTGGGTGCCAGCTTTGAAGATCTGAGTGCTCAGGATGCCAAACAGCTTGGCATTAGCGGTGGGGTTCGTGTGAAGAAAATTGCGGACGGTAAACTGGCCGAAACGGAGATCGAAGAAGGATTTATCATTGTGAAAGCCAATGGCAAAAACGTGAAAACCACAAAAGACCTACAGGCTGCGTTGTCGTCGGTAAAAGAAGGCGAAGGCTTAATGCTGATTGGAATGTATCCTAATAGCTCCCGCATGTATTACTACGCCGTTCCTGTTTAA
- the gmd gene encoding GDP-mannose 4,6-dehydratase, giving the protein MKKALITGITGQDGAYLTEFLLAKGYEVHGIKRRSSLFNTQRIDHMYEDPHEKNVRFKLHYGDLSDSTNIIRIIQEVQPDEIYNLGAMSHVQVSFEEPEYTAQVDGIGTLRILEAVRLLGLTEKTRIYQASTSELYGGVQGHAQSETTPFYPRSPYAVAKQYGFWITVNYREAYNMYACNGILFNHESPLRGETFVTRKITRAVARIGLGLQDKVYLGNLDAQRDWGHAKDYIEAMYLILQQDTPEDFVIATGVTTRIRDFVRMSFAEIGVELEFKGEGASETAVVVSASNPEFPIEVGKEVVCVDPRYFRPTEVDLLLGDPTKAMTKLGWKPKYDLPALVKDMMTADIDLFRRDQLLAQSGHPVLNYYE; this is encoded by the coding sequence ATGAAGAAAGCATTAATTACCGGTATAACCGGACAAGATGGAGCTTATCTGACCGAGTTCCTTCTGGCAAAAGGATACGAGGTACACGGCATAAAGCGCCGGAGTTCGCTGTTTAATACGCAGCGGATCGATCATATGTATGAAGATCCGCACGAAAAGAATGTGCGCTTCAAGCTGCACTATGGTGATCTGTCCGATTCTACCAATATTATCCGGATTATTCAGGAAGTACAACCCGACGAAATTTATAACCTGGGTGCTATGTCGCACGTGCAGGTGAGTTTCGAGGAACCTGAATATACGGCACAGGTTGATGGAATTGGAACACTGCGCATTCTGGAAGCCGTTCGGCTGTTGGGCCTGACGGAAAAAACCCGGATTTATCAGGCTTCTACTTCTGAGTTGTACGGTGGTGTTCAGGGGCATGCCCAATCGGAAACCACGCCGTTCTATCCGCGGTCGCCTTATGCCGTTGCCAAACAGTATGGATTCTGGATCACGGTTAACTATCGGGAGGCATATAACATGTATGCCTGCAATGGTATTCTGTTCAACCACGAATCACCGCTTCGGGGCGAAACCTTCGTTACGCGCAAAATAACGCGTGCCGTAGCTCGCATTGGTCTGGGTTTGCAGGATAAAGTATATCTGGGTAATCTGGATGCTCAGCGTGACTGGGGCCATGCAAAAGACTATATTGAGGCAATGTACCTGATTCTTCAACAGGATACACCTGAAGATTTTGTAATTGCTACGGGTGTTACGACCCGTATCCGTGATTTTGTGCGGATGTCGTTTGCCGAAATTGGCGTTGAACTGGAGTTTAAAGGAGAAGGTGCTTCTGAAACGGCTGTTGTGGTTAGTGCCTCGAACCCTGAGTTTCCGATTGAAGTGGGTAAAGAAGTAGTTTGCGTTGATCCACGTTATTTCCGCCCTACCGAAGTAGATCTGTTACTTGGCGATCCAACCAAAGCGATGACCAAGCTGGGCTGGAAACCTAAATATGATCTGCCTGCACTAGTGAAAGATATGATGACAGCCGATATTGATCTTTTCCGTCGCGATCAACTGCTTGCCCAAAGTGGTCATCCTGTTCTTAATTACTACGAATAA
- a CDS encoding SPOR domain-containing protein: protein MRFGLSGFYLLVFLVLTGCATSRSAASKKSTVNYNSYNEDLSSVRPVYNSTAAGKSVPATRPATPASTSATTASPSRRSESAKPAGPIEALHVNRRLDLVLDTIAVKNRAIRYAPGFRIQVYVGNQRKEVDAAKLLIYQNFPELSPYLTYNQPTYRLKVGDFMRRVDAERYYASIRQLLPSAQLQPDKVDVRRSLSIK from the coding sequence ATGCGCTTCGGACTCAGTGGCTTCTACTTGCTGGTTTTTCTGGTTTTAACCGGGTGTGCAACCAGCCGGTCGGCGGCCTCTAAAAAGTCAACCGTAAACTATAATAGTTATAACGAAGATTTGTCGTCGGTGCGGCCCGTTTATAATTCGACCGCAGCCGGGAAGTCTGTACCGGCTACCCGCCCAGCTACCCCAGCTTCAACCAGTGCTACTACGGCGAGCCCGTCGCGCAGGAGTGAGTCAGCTAAACCTGCGGGGCCAATTGAAGCCCTTCATGTCAACCGTAGGCTCGATTTAGTGCTCGATACCATCGCTGTAAAGAACAGAGCGATACGTTATGCGCCTGGTTTTCGCATTCAGGTGTATGTTGGTAACCAAAGAAAAGAAGTTGATGCGGCTAAGTTACTTATTTATCAAAATTTTCCCGAACTTAGCCCTTACTTGACCTATAACCAGCCAACATATAGATTAAAAGTTGGAGACTTTATGCGCAGGGTCGATGCGGAGCGTTATTATGCTTCAATTCGTCAATTACTGCCTTCAGCACAATTACAACCCGATAAAGTAGATGTTCGTCGCAGCCTATCAATAAAATAA